In Aspergillus nidulans FGSC A4 chromosome II, a single window of DNA contains:
- a CDS encoding protein phosphatase 2A regulatory subunit RTS1 (transcript_id=CADANIAT00004020) has product MKGFRQRVHEQLSRAKDNKSSKKKESASQASQQNSANLGIHHGQQSASPNQVTPTSSTTSVNDIRGKAPEDASQAGGFPPATPTKQGQPMAPSVVISPSGPHAPPPGAAETMPGDLAPPRKSHVFDRLQTTPKDMSEGIRTPKRQHSSRFDISDQRQRELEKLPGFHEVPPNRRQELFMQKIDQCNIIFDFNDPTADMKSKEIKRLALHELLDYIANNRSVITEPMYPRVVEMFAKNLFRPIPPPITPQGEAFDPEEDEPVLEVAWPHIQVVYEFFLRFIESQDFNTNIAKAYIDHHFVLQLLELFDSEDPRERDFLKTTLHRIYGKFLNLRSYIRRSINNVFFQFSYETERFNGIAELLEILGSIINGFALPLKEEHKLFLTRVLLPLHKVKSLSMYHPQLAYCIVQFLEKDSTLTEDVVLGLLRYWPKTNSTKEVMFLNEVEDIFEVMDPAEFAKVQEPLFQQLAKSVASPHFQVAERALYFWNNEYFCNLVSDNVEVILPIMFPPLFENSKGHWNRTIHSMVYNAMKMFMEINPQLFDECSHEYNERQNSAEMREKARQNRWEKVAERAMQRQNGVNLPRNSTTAEIPLQLDDVDALTQESQRRLQSLKLDEAGSKDRRPREGSITSP; this is encoded by the exons ATGAAGGGTTTCAGACAGAGAGTG CACGAGCAGTTGTCGAGAGCGAAAGATAACAAATCGTCGAAAAAGAAAGAATCGGCGTCGCAAGCTTCACAACAGAACTCGGCAAACCTGGGAATTCACCATGGCCAGCAGTCCGCTTCTCCCAACCAGGTCACCCCGACGTCGTCTACTACATCCGTGAATGATATTAGAGGCAAGGCCCCTGAAGATGCTTCGCAAGCCGGGGGGTTTCCTCCTG CTACTCCCACCAAGCAAGGACAACCGATGGCTCCAAGTGTAGTGATCAGCCCTAGCGGACCG CACGCTCCTCCGCCCGGTGCCGCCGAGACCATGCCAGGAGACCTAGCCCCTCCTAGGAAGTCCCATGTCTTCGATCGCCTCCAAACAACCCCGAAGGATATGTCGGAGGGTATACGGACTCCCAAGCGTCAACATTCTTCTCGATTTGATATTTCCGATCAGCGCCAgcgagagctggagaagcttcCTGGCTTTCATGAAGTGCCGCCGAACCGACGCCAGGAGCTCTTTATGCAAAAGATCGACCAGTGCAATATCATATTCGATTTTAATGACCCAACGGCAGATATGAAGTCTAAGGAGATCAAGAGACTGGCTCTCCACGAGCTCCTAGATTACATCGCAAACAACCGCTCAGTTATAACCGAACCAATGTACCCTCGCGTGGTTGAGATGTTCGCAAAAAACTTGTTCAGGCCAATCCCGCCTCCAATCACACCCCAAGGCGAGGCATTTGAtccggaggaggatgaacCAGTATTGGAAGTCGCCTGGCCTCACATTCAGGTCGTTTATGAGTTTTTCTTGCGGTTCATCGAAAGTCAGGACTTCAATACAAATATCGCAAAGGCTTACATCGACCATCATTTTGTGCTTCAG TTGCTAGAGTTGTTCGATTCCGAAGACCCGCGGGAGCGCGATTTCTTGAAGACAACCCTACATCGTATTTACGGAAAGTTCTTAAATTTACGTTCATATATTCGCCGATCTATCAACAACGTCTTTTTCCAATTCAGCTACGAGACCGAGCGGTTCAACGGAATTGCGGAGCTTCTGGAAATCCTTGGATCCATTATCAACGGCTTTGCCCTTCCACTTAAGGAGGAACACAAGTTGTTTTTGACCAGGGTTCTACTTCCTTTGCACAAAGTCAAGAGCCTCAGCATGTACCATCCACAACTGGCATACTGTATTGTTCAGTTCCTCGAAAAGGACTCGACATTAACCGAAGAC GTTGTGCTTGGTTTGCTTCGGTACTGGCCCAAAACCAACAGTACCAAGGAAGTTATGTTCCTCAATGAAGTCGAAGATATCTTCGAAGTGATGGATCCAGCCGAATTCGCCAAAGTCCAAGAACCACtattccagcagctggccaagTCGGTCGCTAGCCCCCATTTTCAG GTTGCCGAGCGTGCGCTTTACTTCTGGAACAATGAATATTTCTGCAATCTGGTTAGTGACAACGTTGAGGTCATTCTACCAATCATGTTCCCTCCCCTATTTGAGAACTCAAAGGGCCACTGGAATAG AACCATCCACAGCATGGTATACAATGCGATGAAGATGTTTATGGAGATCAATCCTCAGCTCTTTGACGAATGCTCGCACGAGTATAATGAAAGACAGAATAGCGCCGAGATGCGCGAGAAAGCTCGACAGAATCGATGGGAAAAGGTCGCGGAACGAGCTATGCAGCGGCAGAATGGCGTCAACCTGCCACGTAACTCAACCACAGCCGAAATCCCGCTGCAGCTCGATGACGTCGATGCTCTCACTCAGGAAAGCCAGAGGCGACTCCAGTCTCTGAAACTAGATGAGGCCGGTTCGAAAGATCGACGGCCTAGAGAGGGATCTATCACTTCG CCTTGA